TTGCTCGCGATTTTCATGTCCTTTCCCCCTTTGTCTTTTGATAGAGATCGCAAAGAATGATCACGATTTTCCGTCACCACCCCCCTCCTTTCCAGACTCCAAGATCCCCATGACTATCCATGACCACCTCCTTTCTCTTTCTCTGAGAGGACCCGGAGGCTGCCGGGAAGACCGCAACAGACTGATCCTAAAGGCCCTCCGGTCTTGTTGGCGAATCACGAAAGAGCAGTTTCCATGGCGCTGACAAAGGCATCTATCTCATTCTCGGTGATCGGCGTTGACAGACTGATCATCCCTCTTGGCGCTATGAGGATTCCCTCGTTCATCAGCGAAAGAAAGACCCTGTACAACTCGGTTTGATCTTCTTCGGAGCCGCTCCTATAATCGTAGATCTCCTCAGAAGTGCAATGAATATTGGCCATCGATCCGACACCAGTAACTGCCATGGATGCGTTGAGGCTTTTGAATAGTCTGGTCAGTTTATTCCTGAGCGAATTGCCGAGTTTCTCGAGCCTCGCATAGGTCTCTGGGGTAAGTTCTTGCAGCGTCGCTATCCCAGCCGCCATTGTTATGGGGTTCCCGGTATAGGTTCCGCCCTGGTATATTCTCGTGCCTGAGGTGATCGGATCAAACCGAACGCCACCTGTACTTGGTTCAAATACCTTCATGACATCTTTCCTGCCCCCGAAAGCACCGACAGGGAATCCCCCGCCTATGATCTTTCCCAGGGTCGTCATATCCGGGACCACATCGTAGTACTCTTGTGCCCCCCCTGGAGCCAACCGAAAGGATTGAACCTCATCGAAAATCAAGATGATGTCGTACTTCCGAGTCACCTCACGGAGGGATTCGAGAAAATTCTTCCTTGCCGGAATCTGACCGGAGCCCAAAAAGGGTTCTATTATTACCGCCCCCAGGACGTCTTTGTGTTTCCTTATGAGCAGTTCTGTAGCTTCCGGGTCGTTGTACGGCAGGATGACGACGTTGTCTGCAATGTTTCTGGGAATTCCTTCTGCAGCGGGTATCGTAAAAGGAGAAGAGGCAGGCCCGGCCTTATCGATCGGAGGTTTGACGCTCATCTGCAGGAGGTCGGTGGTTCCGTGATATCCGCCCTCAAACTTTGCTATTTTTTCCTTGCCGGTGAACGCGCAGGCCGCCCTGACCGCGAACATCGTGGCTTCCATCCCCGAATTCGTAAAGCGGATTCTCTCGACCGAAGGTATTCTCTTGCAAAGCATTTCGGCAAGTTCCAATTCCAGCTCATTGCAGTACGAATAGGAGGTCCCGTACTTCAAACGCTCGGTCACGACCGATATTATTCTTGGATGGGCATACCCTAGGATCATCGAGCTGTAATTCATCAAGAAGTCTATCCTTCTGTTCCCATCAAGGTCGTAGGCGTAACAGCCTTCCCCTTTTGCTATGTAGATTGGATACGGCGGATAGTAGGCGACCGTCCTCGTAACACCGCCCGGTTCAATCCCGCGGGCATACTCAAAAAATGCCTTACACTTCGGTGTCTTACTTAGATACGTCTCGATAACGGACTCTAACTTCTGCATCCTATGATCCCTCTCTTTCCGCCTTCCTGTGTCACCACCCTCTGCCCGGATCGGACCTGCCGGTTCGTAGAAGGCGACTCGGAAGGAAGGTTGCAAGAATCAGGACAGGCCATGGTCACCACTGGTGGACGCGGTTTC
The nucleotide sequence above comes from Deltaproteobacteria bacterium. Encoded proteins:
- a CDS encoding aspartate aminotransferase family protein, whose translation is MQKLESVIETYLSKTPKCKAFFEYARGIEPGGVTRTVAYYPPYPIYIAKGEGCYAYDLDGNRRIDFLMNYSSMILGYAHPRIISVVTERLKYGTSYSYCNELELELAEMLCKRIPSVERIRFTNSGMEATMFAVRAACAFTGKEKIAKFEGGYHGTTDLLQMSVKPPIDKAGPASSPFTIPAAEGIPRNIADNVVILPYNDPEATELLIRKHKDVLGAVIIEPFLGSGQIPARKNFLESLREVTRKYDIILIFDEVQSFRLAPGGAQEYYDVVPDMTTLGKIIGGGFPVGAFGGRKDVMKVFEPSTGGVRFDPITSGTRIYQGGTYTGNPITMAAGIATLQELTPETYARLEKLGNSLRNKLTRLFKSLNASMAVTGVGSMANIHCTSEEIYDYRSGSEEDQTELYRVFLSLMNEGILIAPRGMISLSTPITENEIDAFVSAMETALS